A genome region from Gammaproteobacteria bacterium includes the following:
- the recQ gene encoding DNA helicase RecQ: MDSITAPSPLHILQKTFGFGQFKPLQLAVIESVLKGRDNLVLMPTGGGKSLCYQIPALILKGVAIVVSPLISLMQDQVQALQSNGIAAAYYNSSLSAQTSRTVLAKLHQAELDLFYIAPERLMSASFLERLKEIPIALFAIDEAHCVSQWGPDFRPEYLQLGQLKQLFPATPIIALTATADKQTRNDIKEKLSFRQFDFHLGSFNRHNIQYTVLEKHQPFKQLQQFITTHPREAGIVYCLTRNRVEEVAEKLQQQGISAQPYHAGLSNAQRQKTQEMFQKDDIDIVVATIAFGMGIDKPNVRFVVHYDLPKNIESYYQETGRAGRDGLPSESLLLYGISDTAVVRGIIIQNKNEEQRRIELNKLNMIAAFAEALFCRRRVLLNYFDEVLEEDCLNCDICLNPPETYDGTEDVRKALSCIYRVGQRFGVSHVIEVLRGAESQRIKNLRHDQLSVYGIGAHLTQEAWHSLFRQLIHKGYIEQDVANYSVLKLKERARPVLTGQEQLLLAKPRVKQVAVLKKLKSKATVSVSDPDLFEVLRKLRKNLAQAANVAPFIIFSDATLQEMAATKPADRDAFLKINGVGQKKLESYGDVFIETIKAHHTVQHSV; the protein is encoded by the coding sequence ATGGATAGCATTACGGCTCCTAGCCCTTTACATATTCTACAAAAAACATTCGGCTTTGGTCAGTTTAAGCCGCTGCAATTAGCGGTGATTGAAAGTGTATTGAAAGGTCGCGACAATCTCGTCTTAATGCCAACCGGCGGCGGCAAATCCTTATGTTACCAGATTCCTGCCTTGATACTCAAAGGCGTTGCCATAGTAGTCTCTCCCTTAATTTCATTGATGCAAGATCAAGTGCAGGCGCTCCAATCAAATGGCATTGCGGCAGCTTACTATAACTCCTCGCTCTCAGCGCAAACTTCAAGAACAGTATTGGCTAAATTGCATCAAGCAGAGCTGGATCTATTTTATATAGCGCCCGAACGACTCATGTCTGCTAGTTTTCTAGAACGATTGAAAGAAATTCCCATTGCATTGTTTGCTATAGATGAAGCGCATTGCGTATCCCAGTGGGGACCTGATTTTCGCCCTGAATACCTGCAGCTGGGTCAGTTAAAGCAGCTATTTCCCGCCACTCCCATCATAGCGCTTACGGCGACTGCCGATAAACAAACGCGTAATGATATCAAAGAAAAACTAAGTTTTAGACAGTTTGATTTTCATTTGGGTAGTTTCAATCGGCATAATATTCAATATACCGTCCTCGAGAAACACCAGCCCTTTAAGCAGTTGCAGCAATTTATTACTACCCACCCGCGGGAAGCGGGAATTGTATATTGCTTAACCCGCAATCGTGTGGAAGAGGTTGCAGAAAAACTTCAGCAGCAGGGAATCTCTGCCCAGCCCTATCACGCAGGCCTTTCAAATGCACAGCGTCAAAAAACGCAAGAAATGTTTCAAAAAGACGACATTGATATAGTTGTGGCGACCATTGCTTTTGGAATGGGCATAGATAAGCCTAATGTGCGTTTTGTTGTGCACTATGATCTGCCCAAAAATATCGAATCGTATTATCAAGAGACGGGGAGGGCAGGACGAGATGGTTTACCCTCTGAATCACTATTACTGTATGGAATTAGTGATACGGCCGTGGTAAGAGGAATCATTATTCAAAATAAAAATGAAGAACAACGAAGAATTGAATTAAACAAGCTAAATATGATTGCGGCCTTCGCTGAAGCACTATTTTGTCGCCGTCGGGTATTGCTCAATTATTTCGATGAAGTATTAGAAGAAGACTGTTTGAATTGTGATATCTGTTTAAACCCTCCCGAGACCTATGATGGGACGGAAGATGTACGCAAAGCATTATCCTGTATTTATAGGGTAGGGCAGCGTTTTGGGGTTTCGCATGTGATTGAGGTCTTACGAGGAGCAGAAAGTCAGCGTATTAAAAATCTAAGGCATGATCAATTATCGGTGTACGGTATTGGTGCACATTTGACGCAAGAAGCCTGGCATAGTTTATTTAGGCAATTGATTCACAAGGGATATATAGAACAAGATGTGGCTAATTATTCAGTGTTGAAACTTAAAGAACGTGCTCGACCCGTCTTAACAGGTCAAGAGCAGTTGCTGCTCGCCAAACCTCGCGTCAAACAGGTGGCGGTTCTCAAGAAATTGAAATCAAAAGCGACGGTAAGTGTTTCAGATCCTGATTTGTTTGAAGTATTACGTAAGCTGAGAAAGAATTTAGCCCAAGCGGCGAATGTGGCTCCCTTTATTATTTTTAGTGATGCCACCCTCCAGGAGATGGCGGCTACCAAACCCGCTGACAGAGACGCATTTTTAAAGATTAACGGAGTGGGCCAGAAAAAACTGGAAAGTTACGGTGATGTATTTATTGAAACGATTAAAGCGCATCATACAGTTCAACACAGTGTATGA
- the bioB gene encoding biotin synthase BioB — MMANFEIRNNWDAEEVTAIYTLPFMDLIYHAQTLHRKFFNPHVVQTSTLISIKTGACPEDCAYCPQSARYKTEISIEKLFTVEKVLDYAKRAQENGATRFCMGAAWRHPKPKDLDAVKQMIIAVKKLGMETCVTLGMLTPEQADELKEAGLDYYNHNLDTSPEYYPEIITTRTYQDRLDTLQNVRRSNIKVCCGGIVGMGETREDRVGLLLNLANQETHPESVPINLLARVKGTPLDDAPDFDALEFVRTVASARILMPKSYVRLSCGRDSMSDEMHALCFLAGANSIHYGEEKLLTTRNPSIQKDQALLERLGMKALDYV; from the coding sequence ATGATGGCTAATTTTGAAATTCGGAATAATTGGGACGCAGAGGAAGTAACTGCAATCTACACCCTTCCCTTTATGGATCTTATCTATCACGCTCAAACGTTACACCGAAAATTTTTTAATCCTCACGTGGTTCAAACGTCAACTTTAATTAGTATCAAAACCGGAGCCTGTCCTGAGGACTGCGCTTATTGCCCGCAAAGTGCACGTTATAAAACTGAGATTAGTATCGAAAAATTATTTACTGTAGAAAAAGTTCTCGACTATGCGAAGCGCGCTCAAGAAAATGGAGCGACGCGATTTTGCATGGGGGCGGCTTGGCGACACCCTAAACCAAAAGATCTTGATGCTGTGAAGCAGATGATTATCGCCGTCAAAAAATTAGGCATGGAAACCTGCGTTACCCTGGGCATGTTAACGCCGGAACAAGCAGATGAGCTCAAAGAAGCAGGCTTGGATTATTATAATCATAACCTGGATACTTCCCCCGAATATTATCCTGAAATTATCACGACTCGGACGTATCAAGATCGTTTAGACACGCTGCAAAATGTCAGACGTTCGAACATCAAAGTATGCTGCGGTGGTATTGTGGGGATGGGCGAAACTCGAGAAGATCGAGTGGGATTATTATTGAATTTAGCAAACCAAGAAACACATCCTGAGAGCGTGCCGATAAATTTATTAGCACGCGTCAAAGGCACCCCTCTTGATGATGCGCCCGATTTCGACGCACTAGAATTTGTACGTACCGTTGCGTCTGCTCGAATTTTAATGCCCAAATCTTATGTGCGTTTATCTTGTGGCAGAGATAGCATGAGTGATGAAATGCACGCACTGTGTTTTTTGGCCGGCGCAAATTCTATCCATTATGGTGAAGAAAAATTATTAACCACTCGCAACCCTTCTATTCAGAAAGATCAAGCACTTCTCGAAAGGTTGGGCATGAAAGCATTGGATTACGTTTAA
- the birA gene encoding bifunctional biotin--[acetyl-CoA-carboxylase] ligase/biotin operon repressor BirA encodes MSLKYALIKLLADGKFHSGEELGQSLQITRSAIWKMIKQIAEMGIDIQSVKGKGYKIDNGLDLLNLDAIKNKLSDSALKQVHLEVLNEVDSTNQYLLNHASEKKSGTIVFAEYQKQGRGRRLRKWISPFGGNIIFSILWSFNKDPSELGGLSLAAGVAVANALERVGIHNIKLKWPNDILWDNKKIAGILIEMSGESYSTTQVIIGIGINIHMPSQVAIDQQWIDLARITGQRPERNCIAAYIVEEIIEMMTIFQQKGFKAYAKYWRALDAYYDQQVEISTPSKKYVGIAKGINANGELLLQTAEEKEVRFLHGEVSLRLAAETIL; translated from the coding sequence ATGTCATTAAAATACGCATTAATTAAATTGCTAGCGGATGGAAAATTTCACTCAGGTGAAGAGTTAGGTCAATCTCTGCAAATCACTCGCAGCGCCATTTGGAAGATGATAAAACAAATAGCTGAGATGGGTATCGACATTCAAAGTGTTAAAGGTAAGGGCTATAAAATAGATAATGGATTAGACTTATTAAATCTTGATGCAATTAAAAATAAGCTTTCTGATTCTGCACTGAAACAAGTGCACCTTGAAGTATTAAACGAAGTCGATTCTACTAATCAATACCTCCTAAACCATGCCAGCGAAAAAAAATCTGGCACTATTGTATTTGCTGAATATCAAAAACAAGGGCGAGGCAGGCGTCTTCGAAAATGGATTTCGCCCTTCGGTGGCAATATTATATTTTCTATTTTATGGTCATTTAATAAAGATCCCAGTGAATTAGGCGGGCTGAGTTTAGCCGCAGGTGTGGCCGTTGCGAATGCATTAGAAAGAGTTGGCATTCATAATATTAAGCTCAAGTGGCCAAATGATATTTTGTGGGATAATAAAAAAATTGCCGGGATTTTAATCGAAATGTCGGGAGAAAGTTATTCCACTACACAAGTCATCATCGGTATCGGTATAAATATTCACATGCCTTCGCAAGTTGCCATCGATCAACAATGGATTGATCTAGCCAGAATTACAGGTCAGAGACCTGAACGTAATTGCATTGCCGCTTATATTGTGGAAGAGATCATTGAAATGATGACGATTTTCCAACAGAAGGGTTTCAAAGCATATGCAAAATATTGGCGAGCGTTAGATGCTTATTATGACCAACAAGTAGAAATTTCTACTCCCAGCAAAAAGTATGTCGGAATCGCAAAAGGAATTAATGCCAACGGTGAATTGCTTCTACAAACAGCAGAAGAAAAAGAAGTTCGATTTTTACATGGGGAAGTCAGCTTACGATTAGCTGCTGAAACAATATTATGA
- the thrS gene encoding threonine--tRNA ligase — protein sequence MPVITLPDGTQKTFDRPVSVEEVAQSIGAGLAKAALAGKVNDRLVDLFHQIEDDANVAIITSKDTEGLEIIRHSAAHLLAHAVKKLFPTAQVTIGPVIEDGFYYDFAYPEGFTLEDLERIEAKMQEIAKEDHSVSREIIGRNEAIAYFRDLGEDYKARIIEDIPETETLTLYKQGDFVDLCRGPHVPRTGILKAFKLTKLAGAYWRGDSNNEMLQRIYGTAWSDKASLEAYLKRLEEAEKRDHRKLAKKMDLFHIEDIAPGMVFWHPGGWTIYQQVLEYIRSKQLVNGYQEIRTPQLADTSLWEKSGHLAKFGHEMFLVEAESRRYAIKPMNCPCHIQVFKQGIKSYRDLPLRLAEFGSCHRNEPSGTLHGLMRLRNFVQDDAHIFCTEDQIEQEVSSFIDQLFEVYSDFGFNDVIIKLSTRPEQRVGSDEVWDKAEHILAAALTNKKLDWDFFPGEGAFYGPKVEFSLRDCLGRVWQCGTIQVDFSMPERLGAQYVAENGDRLVPVMLHRAISGSIERFIGILLEHYAGNLPLWLAPVQVVIMNITDAQAQYTEQMVKSLQKLGIRAISDLRNEKIGFKIREHTIARIPYQVVIGERELEQQLIAVRTQEGKNLGNMKMTDFIEQLTNEINKRHVSHHIGGN from the coding sequence ATGCCTGTGATTACATTACCAGATGGTACCCAAAAGACATTTGATCGACCCGTTAGCGTCGAAGAAGTTGCCCAAAGTATTGGTGCGGGATTAGCCAAAGCCGCATTGGCAGGGAAGGTTAACGATCGATTAGTCGACCTGTTTCATCAAATTGAAGACGATGCCAACGTAGCCATCATTACGAGTAAAGATACCGAAGGCTTAGAAATTATACGTCATTCCGCTGCTCACTTATTGGCACATGCCGTCAAAAAATTATTTCCCACAGCGCAAGTCACAATAGGCCCGGTCATCGAAGATGGTTTTTATTATGATTTTGCTTATCCTGAAGGTTTTACCTTAGAGGATTTAGAACGCATTGAAGCGAAAATGCAGGAAATTGCCAAGGAAGATCATTCGGTTTCGCGTGAGATAATAGGTCGTAATGAAGCAATTGCGTATTTTCGCGATCTGGGTGAAGACTATAAAGCGCGTATTATTGAAGACATTCCTGAAACCGAAACGTTGACCCTGTATAAACAAGGCGATTTTGTCGATCTATGTCGTGGTCCCCATGTTCCAAGAACAGGAATATTAAAAGCATTCAAACTCACCAAATTAGCAGGTGCATATTGGCGAGGCGATTCCAATAATGAAATGCTGCAACGCATTTATGGTACCGCATGGTCCGATAAAGCATCGCTTGAGGCCTACCTAAAACGGTTAGAAGAGGCTGAAAAGCGAGATCATCGTAAATTAGCTAAAAAAATGGACTTATTCCATATTGAAGATATCGCTCCTGGAATGGTTTTTTGGCATCCTGGTGGCTGGACTATTTATCAGCAAGTTCTTGAATATATACGATCTAAACAACTCGTAAATGGCTACCAGGAAATTCGCACCCCCCAATTGGCCGACACCTCCTTATGGGAAAAGTCAGGGCACCTTGCTAAATTTGGTCACGAAATGTTCTTAGTTGAGGCTGAAAGTCGGCGTTATGCCATAAAACCGATGAATTGTCCTTGCCATATTCAAGTGTTTAAGCAGGGCATAAAAAGTTATAGAGACCTTCCACTTCGTCTTGCAGAGTTTGGTTCTTGTCATCGTAATGAGCCCTCAGGTACTTTGCATGGGCTAATGCGATTACGCAATTTTGTTCAAGATGATGCACATATTTTTTGCACTGAAGATCAGATAGAACAAGAGGTATCCTCCTTTATCGATCAACTTTTTGAAGTCTATTCAGATTTTGGCTTTAATGATGTCATCATAAAGCTTTCCACCCGCCCCGAACAACGTGTAGGCTCCGATGAAGTATGGGATAAAGCAGAGCATATTTTGGCTGCCGCTTTAACAAATAAAAAGTTAGATTGGGATTTTTTCCCTGGGGAAGGCGCTTTTTACGGTCCAAAAGTAGAGTTTTCACTAAGAGATTGTCTTGGCCGTGTGTGGCAATGTGGTACTATTCAAGTAGATTTCTCCATGCCAGAAAGATTGGGCGCACAATATGTAGCTGAAAATGGTGATAGACTGGTCCCTGTAATGTTGCACCGGGCGATATCCGGTTCCATTGAACGCTTTATTGGAATTTTATTAGAACATTACGCCGGAAATTTGCCGCTATGGCTGGCACCGGTGCAAGTTGTCATAATGAATATTACAGATGCGCAAGCACAATATACCGAGCAAATGGTTAAATCTTTGCAAAAACTGGGTATTAGGGCCATTTCAGACTTGAGAAATGAAAAAATCGGTTTTAAAATCCGAGAGCATACCATCGCACGTATTCCCTACCAAGTCGTCATTGGGGAGCGCGAGCTAGAGCAGCAACTTATCGCTGTTAGAACCCAAGAAGGAAAAAACTTGGGTAATATGAAGATGACAGATTTTATTGAACAACTAACCAACGAGATAAATAAACGCCATGTATCGCACCACATCGGAGGAAACTAA
- the rpmI gene encoding 50S ribosomal protein L35, protein MAKVKLKTNRGATKRFKVTAGGIKRKRAFRNHILTKKTQKLKRQLRSNVLVNKSDVKSICRMLVITL, encoded by the coding sequence ATGGCTAAAGTAAAATTAAAAACCAATAGAGGTGCTACCAAGCGCTTCAAAGTAACGGCTGGCGGTATTAAGCGCAAGCGTGCTTTCCGTAATCATATTTTGACAAAAAAGACGCAAAAACTAAAACGTCAATTGCGCTCAAATGTATTAGTAAATAAGAGTGATGTAAAAAGCATCTGTCGTATGCTTGTAATTACCCTCTAA
- the rplT gene encoding 50S ribosomal protein L20 — translation MPRVKRGVTARARHKKVLDKAKGYYGARSRVFRVAKQAVIKAEQYAYRDRRTKKRVFRALWIIRINAGARLSGLSYSRFMDGLKKASIDIDRKILSDLAITDKPAFALLAEKAKAALAS, via the coding sequence ATGCCAAGAGTGAAACGTGGTGTCACAGCACGTGCTCGTCATAAAAAAGTTTTGGATAAGGCTAAAGGATATTACGGCGCTCGCAGCCGGGTCTTTCGTGTCGCAAAACAAGCTGTTATTAAAGCTGAACAATATGCGTATCGCGATCGCCGAACGAAGAAACGTGTTTTCAGAGCCCTTTGGATTATTCGAATCAATGCGGGCGCTCGATTATCGGGTCTTTCCTATAGCCGTTTCATGGATGGTCTAAAGAAAGCAAGTATTGATATCGATCGTAAAATTCTTTCCGATTTAGCGATAACTGATAAGCCCGCTTTCGCGCTTCTTGCTGAAAAAGCTAAAGCTGCTTTAGCAAGCTAG
- the bioD gene encoding dethiobiotin synthase, with product MPSKLAKAFFVVATDTDAGKTYVTNHLIKRLQHQQFKVIGCKPIACGLNAAGDNDDVLSYQRINSLPLLREQINPLCFPLPVSPNIAASAINEPICLKRLGIQLKLLRELPVDYVFYESIGGWKVPINEHETTIDLAIQLAVPIIFVVGMRVGCLNHALLTWDAICKENIITAGWVANIIAPETPAMEQHILTLKHWISAPYLGTLPFQENNTVAESYLKLELLI from the coding sequence ATGCCATCAAAATTAGCTAAAGCATTTTTTGTTGTTGCAACAGATACCGATGCGGGAAAAACGTATGTTACTAATCATCTGATCAAACGGTTACAACATCAACAATTCAAAGTGATTGGCTGTAAACCAATTGCTTGTGGGCTTAACGCTGCTGGTGATAATGACGATGTATTAAGTTATCAACGCATAAATTCTTTGCCTCTTTTGCGGGAACAAATTAACCCACTTTGCTTTCCCCTGCCGGTCTCGCCTAATATTGCTGCTAGCGCTATAAATGAACCTATTTGTCTCAAGCGTTTAGGTATTCAATTGAAATTGTTACGTGAATTACCTGTGGATTATGTGTTTTATGAAAGCATTGGCGGATGGAAAGTTCCCATAAACGAGCATGAGACTACCATTGATTTAGCGATTCAATTGGCCGTACCCATTATTTTTGTCGTAGGCATGCGGGTGGGTTGTTTAAATCATGCCTTATTAACATGGGACGCAATTTGCAAAGAAAATATTATCACTGCAGGATGGGTAGCAAACATCATAGCTCCCGAAACGCCAGCGATGGAACAACATATTTTGACCTTAAAGCACTGGATTTCAGCGCCATATCTGGGTACCCTTCCCTTTCAAGAAAATAATACGGTCGCGGAAAGTTATCTAAAGCTTGAGCTATTAATTTAA
- the infC gene encoding translation initiation factor IF-3: MYRTTSEETNIKQDKSIRVNKGIVAQEIRLVDQDGTQVGVVSLKDALIRAEGVGLDLVEIAPNAEPPVCRIMDYGKHLFEINKKKAASRKKQKQIQIKEVKLRPTTDTGDYQVKIRSMMRFLEDGDKVKVTIRFRGRELMHPELGMTLLKKIEIDLTEQGMVEQQPKLEGKQIVMLIGPRKTG; this comes from the coding sequence ATGTATCGCACCACATCGGAGGAAACTAACATTAAGCAAGACAAAAGTATTCGCGTTAATAAAGGGATTGTAGCCCAGGAAATACGATTAGTAGACCAGGACGGTACCCAGGTAGGAGTCGTCAGTTTGAAAGATGCCCTCATTCGGGCGGAAGGCGTGGGACTCGATCTTGTTGAAATTGCACCTAATGCCGAACCCCCGGTTTGTCGTATTATGGATTATGGTAAGCACTTATTTGAAATCAATAAAAAGAAAGCTGCGTCACGAAAAAAACAGAAACAAATACAAATTAAAGAAGTGAAACTCCGTCCGACAACGGATACCGGAGATTACCAGGTAAAAATTCGTAGCATGATGCGCTTCTTAGAAGACGGCGATAAAGTGAAAGTTACCATTCGTTTCAGGGGCCGCGAGCTTATGCATCCTGAATTAGGGATGACCTTACTTAAAAAGATTGAAATCGATTTAACAGAGCAGGGAATGGTAGAACAACAGCCCAAGTTAGAAGGAAAACAGATAGTTATGCTGATTGGACCCCGAAAAACGGGCTAA
- the bioF gene encoding 8-amino-7-oxononanoate synthase, translating to MFDATLQQRLDARNNNFLLRSQQQIEPNEGMFINLDGKKTLSFSSNNYLGLSQHPAVIKACQNALRKYGVGSGSAYLVCGYTDLHKLLEDKLAEFLNYPRVLLVSSGYMANTGIISTLFSSQDEIYADKQCHASIIDGCLMSRATTKRYPHCNLATLEKHCQRSAPNKLIITEGLFGMDGDVAPLDKIHRIATKNNTLIMVDDAHGIGVLGQRGRGALELYNLGQKEVAILVGTLGKAFGSYGAFVAGSALIIDNLIQQMRPYLYTTALPPMVAAASLASLKIIQEDESRRKNLHALIRYYRKCAHQLGMKTSNSNTPIQPLVLGCPQKTLEISRQLGLKGLYVKAIRPPTVPQSSSRLRITLCAEHTRSHIDFLLESLSHAIKIS from the coding sequence ATGTTCGATGCAACATTACAACAGCGCCTGGATGCAAGAAACAATAATTTTCTACTGAGGTCACAGCAACAAATTGAGCCCAATGAAGGCATGTTTATTAATCTGGATGGAAAAAAAACCCTTTCATTTTCATCCAATAATTATCTCGGATTATCACAGCACCCTGCTGTCATAAAAGCTTGTCAAAATGCTTTAAGAAAATATGGCGTGGGAAGTGGCTCTGCGTATTTAGTGTGCGGTTACACTGACCTACACAAGCTGTTAGAAGACAAGCTTGCTGAGTTTTTAAATTATCCGCGCGTATTATTAGTGTCATCGGGCTATATGGCGAATACAGGTATTATCAGCACGTTATTTTCTAGCCAAGATGAAATCTATGCAGACAAACAATGCCATGCCTCCATCATTGATGGCTGCCTGATGAGTAGGGCCACCACTAAACGTTATCCCCATTGTAATTTAGCGACTCTTGAAAAGCATTGCCAACGTTCTGCGCCTAATAAACTGATCATTACCGAAGGGTTATTTGGCATGGATGGCGATGTTGCCCCCTTAGATAAAATTCATCGTATAGCTACAAAAAATAACACCCTAATAATGGTGGATGACGCACATGGCATTGGTGTACTCGGCCAACGAGGTAGAGGTGCATTGGAACTTTATAATTTAGGACAGAAAGAAGTTGCTATTTTAGTCGGCACGCTGGGGAAAGCTTTTGGAAGTTATGGCGCATTTGTAGCCGGTAGCGCGTTAATCATCGATAACTTAATTCAACAAATGCGACCTTATCTTTATACAACTGCCCTGCCACCCATGGTGGCCGCTGCATCATTGGCAAGCTTGAAAATTATTCAAGAAGATGAATCGCGACGTAAGAATCTGCACGCGCTAATTCGATATTATCGTAAATGCGCGCATCAATTAGGAATGAAAACGAGTAATTCAAATACGCCGATCCAACCCCTTGTTTTGGGTTGTCCGCAAAAGACTTTGGAAATTAGTCGGCAATTAGGATTAAAAGGATTATATGTAAAAGCAATACGCCCCCCTACCGTGCCCCAATCAAGTTCGCGTTTAAGGATTACCCTTTGTGCCGAGCACACTCGATCACACATTGATTTTTTATTGGAGTCTTTATCTCATGCCATCAAAATTAGCTAA
- the bioA gene encoding adenosylmethionine--8-amino-7-oxononanoate transaminase, with the protein MITETNFKTHKIWHPCSQMKDYENFPPLKIASARGSYLILEDGTQVLDAISSWWCKNLGHGHPRLLSALMEQTKSFEHVILANTTNKNIEALSSQLTGLTANLRKIFYASEGSSAIEIALKLAVHATELKGQSQKKEIIALSNGYHGETLFAMAVSDLGLYRNAYEHLLPKTNFIRNLPYVNSRKEALWANCDGNWGLIETQLEPLKETTCALILEPIVQGAGGMQVYSQDFLSKLRSWCFKNDVYLIADEIMTGFGRTGKMFAVEHAGIEPDILCLGKGMTGGVLPMSAVLMTDDIYELFYNDYETQKSFLHSHTYSGHALGAAVALECLQVMQDENIVTGVIALEQKLHDAMHYVNETTHKLTNIRTMGGIVAADLIPDGTARQGYEVYRRAVAMGALLRPLGNTIYWLPPLNISSADIEKLGDITIRALT; encoded by the coding sequence ATGATCACTGAAACTAATTTCAAAACGCACAAAATTTGGCATCCTTGCTCTCAAATGAAGGATTACGAAAATTTCCCCCCTCTGAAAATAGCCAGTGCTCGGGGTTCCTACCTTATTTTAGAAGATGGCACGCAAGTGCTCGATGCGATTTCAAGTTGGTGGTGCAAAAACTTGGGTCATGGCCACCCAAGATTATTGAGCGCTTTGATGGAGCAAACAAAGTCATTTGAGCATGTGATCTTGGCGAATACTACTAACAAAAATATTGAGGCGCTTTCTTCTCAATTAACGGGTCTGACTGCTAATCTCCGCAAAATTTTTTATGCCTCCGAGGGATCTTCAGCGATTGAAATAGCACTAAAGTTAGCGGTACACGCTACAGAGTTAAAGGGTCAATCCCAAAAAAAAGAAATTATTGCACTCAGCAATGGTTACCACGGCGAAACCTTATTTGCGATGGCAGTAAGTGATTTAGGCCTATATCGCAATGCTTATGAACACCTTTTGCCCAAAACTAATTTTATCCGAAATCTACCCTATGTTAATTCAAGAAAAGAGGCTCTTTGGGCCAATTGTGATGGTAATTGGGGGTTAATTGAAACACAGCTTGAGCCACTAAAAGAGACAACTTGCGCCCTTATTTTAGAACCCATTGTGCAAGGCGCGGGCGGTATGCAGGTATATAGCCAAGATTTTTTATCTAAGCTACGTAGTTGGTGTTTTAAAAATGATGTGTATTTGATTGCAGATGAAATCATGACGGGATTTGGACGCACAGGAAAAATGTTTGCCGTTGAACACGCTGGAATAGAGCCTGATATCTTATGCCTCGGAAAAGGAATGACCGGCGGCGTTTTGCCCATGAGCGCAGTATTAATGACAGATGACATCTATGAACTTTTTTATAATGATTATGAAACACAAAAATCATTTTTACATTCACACACCTACAGTGGCCATGCACTTGGGGCCGCTGTAGCACTGGAATGTCTTCAGGTTATGCAAGATGAAAATATAGTGACTGGCGTGATAGCGCTGGAGCAGAAATTACATGACGCTATGCACTATGTGAATGAAACCACTCACAAGTTAACTAATATTAGGACAATGGGAGGCATCGTGGCTGCTGATCTCATCCCAGATGGCACAGCACGCCAAGGCTATGAAGTCTACCGCAGAGCCGTCGCAATGGGCGCCTTACTACGACCCCTAGGCAATACGATTTATTGGCTTCCGCCGCTCAATATAAGTAGTGCAGATATAGAGAAGCTGGGCGATATTACAATCCGGGCGCTTACGTAA